One Trichoderma asperellum chromosome 5, complete sequence genomic region harbors:
- a CDS encoding uncharacterized protein (EggNog:ENOG41): MDHQISPAGQKCKSKRKPSRFGCRNCKLRKLKCDETRPYCSKCRTYGVYCNFGFNVPDLQPVHQKQTKEGIVGLFNIPRPQSTVSNAIWVGDGPTYFTLDLKDQMLFNRFRYRVIHSIGGSGVIHIWETHMLQVCFTCPFLMHGTLAVAAVHERYFEMTPTHRRSLRESYHASQFTTLFSKRLSQPIREEHKDPLWAAAGAVAILTFSALTASSPDEAWPLWGIRLLRS, encoded by the exons ATGGACCATCAAATCTCGCCAGCAGGCCAAAAGTGCAAGTCAAAACGCAAGCCGTCGCGATTCGGCTGTCGAAACTGCAAACTgagaaaattaaag tgtGACGAGACAAGGCCATACTGCTCGAAATGTCGGACATATGGGGTCTATTGCAACTTCGGCTTCAACGTTCCCGATCTTCAACCCGTCCACCAGAAACAAACGAAGGAAGGAATAGTTGGCCTATTTAATATACCGCGGCCGCAATCCACTGTCAGCAACGCTATATGGGTCGGCGATGGACCAACCTATTTTACACTGGATCTAAAGGACCAAATGCTTTTCAACCGCTTCCGATATCGAGTTATTCACTCCATCGGTGGCTCTGGGGTGATACACATATGGGAGACTCACATGCTTCAAGTCTGTTTCACT TGTCCGTTCCTAATGCATGGAACATTGGCTGTGGCAGCTGTTCATGAGCGCTATTTTGAGATGACGCCAACACATCGTCGCTCATTACGAGAATCTTATCACGCATCTCAATTCACGACCTTATTCAGCAAGCGGCTAAGCCAACCAATTAGAGAGGAACACAAGGACCCCctctgggctgctgctggcgctgttgCCATTCTGACGTTTTCTGCCCTTACTGCGTCTTCTCCCGATGAGGCATGGCCTCTTTGGGGCATCCG
- a CDS encoding uncharacterized protein (EggNog:ENOG41) has translation MRIFVTGSTGFVGSSVVKELLSAGHQVLGLTRSDKGVELLKAQGVEVLRGNIEDLELLKNGASECDAVIHLAFAHNMADFSGSCVTDRAAITAMGSALAAAGGNRALVVTSGTMLLSRGKIGNEADTPDMSNPGASACGPSESLCLDFAKQGVRASVVRLPPTTHGPGSSGFMSLLIPVAIQKGVAAYVGDGQNRWCAGHRDDAAKLYRLAVEKGEAGSVFHAVAEEGVPLKDIATELGKSLGIPVVSITLEMAEDHFGGFKDLATADNIASSAKTKEQLGWNPTSPGLLEDIPIIVRALLS, from the coding sequence ATGCGTATATTTGTCACAGGTTCCACCGGCTTTGTCGGCTCTTCTGTTGTCAAAGAACTTCTCTCAGCAGGACACCAAGTACTTGGCTTGACTCGCAGTGACAAAGGGGTCGAGCTGCTGAAAGCCCAAGGTGTCGAGGTTCTACGTGGAAATATCGAGGACTTGGAACTCCTCAAGAATGGTGCATCTGAATGTGATGCAGTCATTCACCTGGCATTCGCCCACAACATGGCCGACTTTTCTGGCTCTTGCGTCACAGATCGAgccgccatcaccgccatgGGCTCTGCCCtggctgctgccggtggCAACCGCGCCCTGGTCGTTACTTCGGGCACCATGCTGCTGTCGCGCGGCAAGATTGGTAACGAGGCCGATACGCCTGACATGAGTAACCCCGGAGCCTCGGCCTGTGGTCCTTCAGAGTCATTATGTCTCGACTTCGCCAAGCAGGGCGTGCGCGCGAGCGTAGTGCGCCTGCCGCCAACGACGCACGGCCCTGGATCTTCAGGCTTCATGTCGTTGCTTATCCCCGTTGCGATTCAGAAGGGCGTCGCTGCGTACGTCGGCGACGGCCAGAATCGCTGGTGTGCCGGGCACCGCGATGACGCAGCCAAGCTGTACCGGCTTGCTGTGGAAAAGGGCGAGGCTGGATCTGTGTTTCATGCTGTGGCCGAGGAGGGTGTGCCACTGAAGGATATTGCGACTGAGCTTGGCAAAAGTTTGGGTATTCCGGTTGTCAGTATCACACTGGAGATGGCAGAGGACCATTTCGGTGGGTTTAAGGACCTTGCCACAGCGGATAATATAGCTTCGAGTGCCAAGACAAAGGAGCAATTGGGATGGAATCCGACAAGCCCAGGTCTACTGGAAGATATTCCAATTATTGTTAGagctttattatcttaa
- a CDS encoding uncharacterized protein (EggNog:ENOG41) → MRERTRLEHRDFKMEREQDETHTTTTIFPPARTSVRKSHAKTRTRCKTCKRRKIKCDETRPACRNCLKHSVTCDFQAPTTSAVGASLEPECPLVLIDLELLHNFTSTTFCTLSIDPTLRTVWKTAVIRKAIDCDYVMRSILAVSAMHLAQFRPERRETYMRHGIHHHHLASSAATRLLKDPLPENCENLWIFSVLTMYFALGTPRSSKTSFLIGDSGFPDWIFLLSGVKHLLMLIQQTTKSGILSSFINHSTARWIASHEPQHERSTIIDLLQERVTSSVTDEHELSIYRHAIHELRCQLSFSLASNTKALDIMDAFVWQFEVAETFMPLLRQMKTEAIVIFAHSCILLNTMEGNRWLQGWGEFLISKVWTNLDDEQKTWIQWPIQEIGWVPP, encoded by the exons ATGCGAGAGCGCACTCGCTTAGAGCACCGTGACTTCAAAATGGAACGCGAACAAGATGAGACGCACACTACTACAACTATTTTCCCCCCAGCTCGCACGAGTGTGAGAAAGTCGCATGCCAAAACGAGAACTAGATGCAAAACTTGCAAAAGGAGGAAGATCAAG TGTGATGAGACACGGCCAGCGTGCCGGAATTGTCTCAAGCACTCCGTCACATGCGACTTTCAAGCACCTACCACCAGTGCTGTAGGTGCCTCCTTGGAACCAGAATGCCCTCTTGTCCTAATTGATTTGGAACTGCTCCACAATTTCACCTCGACTACATTTTGTACTCTCTCCATCGATCCAACTCTTCGTACTGTGTGGAAGACAGCAGTAATCCGCAAGGCTATAGATTGCGACTATGTTATGCGCTCTATCCTTGCCGTGTCAGCCATGCATCTCGCGCAGTTTAGACCAGAGCGCCGAGAGACATATATGAGACATGGcattcaccaccaccatcttgCCAGTAGCGCAGCAACTCGTCTCCTCAAGGATCCTCTGCCAGAGAATTGTGAAAACTTGTGGATTTTTAGTGTCCTAACTATGTACTTTG CACTAGGGACTCCCAGGTCATCTAAGACATCATTTCTTATTGGGGATTCTGGTTTCCCAGACTggatttttctcctctcggGGGTCAAGCATCTCCTCATGCTTATCCAACAAACCACCAAGTCGGGAATTCTTTCGTCCTTTATCAACCACAGCACTGCCCGTTGGATCGCCTCTCACGAACCCCAGCATGAAAGGTCCACTATCATAGACCTGCTACAGGAAAGAGTGACGTCGTCAGTGACTGACGAACATGAGTTAAGTATCTATAGACACGCCATTCACGAACTGCGGTGTCAACTAAGCTTTTCACTTGCATCCAATACAAAGGCGTTGGATATTATGGATGCATTTGTTTGGCAATTCGAAGTTGCTGAAACATTCATGCCGCTTCTAAGGCAGATGAAGACGGAGGCTATTGTTATTTTTGCTCATAGCTGTATCTTACTTAATACAATGGAGGGCAATAGGTGGCTACAAGGATGGGGAGAGTTTCTTATCTCCAAGGTTTGGACCAATCTGGATGATGAACAGAAAACATGGATTCAGTGGCCTATACAAGAGATTGGCTGGGTTCCCCCATAA
- a CDS encoding uncharacterized protein (EggNog:ENOG41~TransMembrane:6 (o35-53i60-78o84-110i144-168o188-211i223-246o)), with protein sequence MSPGALLASQNTTATAPQAIAYDFRLYRYTPSLEVPIVTVVVFAILTGYHAFLIKRHQSFYFTAFTVGGLCYAGRIWSHYDTMAIGGFVIQAILILVAPALYAASIYMILARLIRAINAQQLSILVAGAFRRPEHLTSIIGEKIIITGLFVQIAFFGFFIITTITFHYKLINNPTPAAVARIIRWKRHIYILYTTSSLILVRSIVRVIEYLQGNGGYLISHEAFLYVFDALLMVSVMVIFAIWYIGDLEQEWETVQ encoded by the exons ATGTCACCTGGCGCTCTGCTGGCATCTCAAAATACTACCGCCACAGCTCCCCAAGCTATTGCGTATGATTTTCGCCTTTATCGATACACGCCATCATTAGAAGTCCCGATAGTAACCGTCGTTGTATTCGCTATCCTCACCGGCTATCATGCCTTTCTTATTAAGCGGCATCAGTCTTTTTACTTCACTGCATTCACAGTTGGCGGCCTGT GTTATGCTGGTCGCATTTGGTCACATTATGATACAATGGCTATCGGCGGCTTCGTCATCCAGGCTATCTTGATTCTCGTTGCCCCTGCACTATATGCAGCTTCAATATACATGATCCTCGCACGACTTATTCGCGCTATTAATGCTCAACAATTATCCATT CTGGTGGCGGGGGCGTTCAGGCGGCCGGAACACTTGACCTCTATTATTGGCGAAAAAATTATCATTACCGGTCTATTCGTGCAGATTgccttctttggcttctttatAATTACAACAATTACATTTCACTATAAACTTATCAACAATCCTACACCAGCTGCAGTGGCTCGAATTATTCGTTGGAAACGCCATATCTATATCCTCTATACTACTAGCTCTCTGATACTTGTCCGAAGTATTGTCCGCGTCATCGAATATCTCCAAGGCAACGGCGGGTACCTGATATCCCACGAAGCATTCCTCTATGTCTTTGATGCTCTGCTTATGGTTTCTGTCATGGTCATCTTTGCTATTTGGTATATTGGAGATCTTGAGCAGGAATGGGAAACGGTGCAGTAA
- a CDS encoding uncharacterized protein (EggNog:ENOG41~TransMembrane:1 (i199-224o)) gives MSMTIRRKRARKACIPCHQRKRKCDAKYPCSRCSTYEYNCKYAAAADDITGTTGRGAHAPPPPKRATLDGGSDMATRVATSSWSQLEPGPAFESGTSTATAAPAGIFDEHKSRYAGASAAMAFPHILGGVLGSDSPSKTHTLAYNFGIRPEEPSNTHVLLGTLISEDDLGFFSGVYFSALAPIGDLLDPKIYAQRCWDYYHGSGSTMIAFGAVAAGVAALGSFLSPNRHARESDLVQYAKAILDDPASMRMLGIDHIIAWGMRVFYLRATSRPNSAWIASCTMMHLCEAVGLHEEENIKKIASDAGAAVLGHDADRLRRIFWISWSGHNLLCYEFDRSAVRFRAVTCQAIISRSGSVADQFVQIAQIIPAPNSPFHLECQPQSPREELFERLKALGNLWFTHPFLVVTKADLAFCFYRRIYQLKMGISEDMVKLIIDSGNAAVDAAQQLANQGRLFWNVIGSIFQYACVLLAMDTPEASSHIAAAFEGLENLVKVANTELTRAALSMARHLLSLYITRKRKELVRLENIELDSMANTAVPDLDWGMDWEQFLVEPYLSMLGPDGQL, from the coding sequence ATGTCGATGACAATTAGGCGCAAGCGTGCGAGGAAAGCGTGCATCCCCTGCCACCAGCGCAAGCGGAAATGCGACGCCAAATACCCTTGCAGTAGGTGCAGCACGTATGAATACAACTGCAAAtacgccgctgccgccgacgATATCACGGGCACCACAGGTCGCGGCGCTCATGCCCCTCCGCCACCCAAGCGTGCCACTCTTGACGGCGGAAGTGATATGGCAACCCGAGTCGCCACATCGAGTTGGTCTCAGCTAGAGCCAGGTCCCGCCTTCGAGTCCGGCACGTCCACGGCCACCGCGGCGCCGGCTGGCATCTTCGACGAGCACAAGTCGAGATACGCCGGTGCGTCGGCGGCCATGGCATTCCCGCACATTTTGGGCGGGGTTCTCGGCTCCGACAGCCCTTCTAAGACGCATACCCTCGCCTACAACTTTGGCATCCGACCTGAGGAGCCTTCTAACACGCACGTCTTGCTGGGGACGCTCATCTCAGAGGACGACCTCGGCTTCTTCTCGGGTGTATACTTCTCGGCGCTGGCACCTATCGGTGACTTACTGGACCCGAAAATCTACGCCCAGCGATGTTGGGACTACTATCATGGCTCCGGCAGCACCATGATCGCCTTTGGtgctgtggctgctggtgTGGCCGCTCTTGGGTCGTTCCTGTCCCCAAACAGACACGCGCGGGAATCTGATTTGGTGCAATACGCCAAGGCCATTCTCGACGATCCAGCTTCGATGCGCATGCTAGGCATCGACCATATAATTGCGTGGGGCATGCGAGTCTTTTACCTACGAGCCACGAGCCGACCTAATAGTGCCTGGATTGCATCATGCACTATGATGCACCTGTGTGAAGCGGTAGGGCTGCACGAGGAGGAGAATATTAAGAAGATAGCGTCTGAcgccggcgctgctgttCTTGGACATGATGCGGACCGGCTGAGGCGAATATTCTGGATCTCGTGGTCCGGACATAATTTGCTGTGCTACGAGTTCGATCGCTCAGCTGTCCGATTTCGAGCCGTGACTTGCCAGGCCATCATCTCGAGATCAGGGTCCGTGGCCGACCAGTTTGTGCAAATAGCCCAGATCATCCCAGCACCCAACTCCCCGTTCCACCTTGAATGCcagcctcaatctcctcggGAGGAGCTCTTTGAGCGTCTCAAGGCATTGGGAAATCTCTGGTTCACTCATCCGTTTCTGGTTGTGACCAAGGCAGACcttgctttttgcttctaTCGACGCATTTACCAGCTCAAGATGGGTATATCGGAAGACATGGTCAAGCTCATCATTGATAGTGGCAACGCTGCAGTCGATGCGGCTCAGCAGCTGGCTAACCAGGGTCGTCTGTTTTGGAACGTCATCGGCAGTATCTTCCAGTATGCCTGCGTGCTGTTGGCCATGGACACGCCGGAGGCTTCCTCTCACATCGCCGCTGCCTTTGAGGGCTTGGAGAATCTCGTCAAGGTAGCCAACACAGAGCTGACACGTGCGGCATTGTCTATGGCGCGCCATCTACTCAGTCTCTATATAACGAGGAAGCGAAAGGAGCTTGTCAGGCTAGAAAATATCGAGCTGGATTCCATGGCCAACACTGCTGTGCCGGATTTGGATTGGGGGATGGACTGGGAGCAGTTCCTTGTCGAGCCATATCTATCGATGCTCGGTCCCGACGGTCAATTATAG
- a CDS encoding uncharacterized protein (EggNog:ENOG41): protein MPKYANSQPVGFKNAIERVAIVGAGGTVGSHITAALLATGKHKVKALTRKDSSNKLPEGVLVAPIDYDDEATIVAALKGQQFFIITMAPTAPRETHSKLVQAAAKAGVPYVMPNGYGGDIDNIKLGEETLLGPVAKANRDEIERLNMQWITVCCGFWYDYSLAGGEARFGFDFDRRSLTIYDDGNTKNSVSTLSQVGRGVAKVLSLKELPDDENDKSLTLFGFLGKGVYIKSFVVRQNDIFESVKRVTGTTDVDWAITHETTKKRYEDGLAQVKSANMAGFSKMLYARAFYPDDPNDISAKAQNKLLCLPNESLDESTKAGIDMVKALQHRVDRMAA from the exons ATGCCTAAATACGCCAATAGTCAGCCTGTCGGCTTCAAAAACGCCATTGAGCGTGTCGCCATTGTCGGG GCCGGAGGCACCGTGGGATCTCACATAACCGCTGCCCTCCTTGCAACTGGCAAACACAAAGTCAAGGCCCTCACTCGCAaggacagcagcaacaaactTCCCGAAGGCGTTCTGGTTGCCCCCATCGActatgatgatgaggctACCATTGTAGCCGCCCTCAAGGGCCAGCAGTTTTTCATCATTACCATGGCTCCTACCGCACCCCGGGAAACCCACAGCAAGCTAGTCCAGGCGGCCGCCAAGGCAGGCGTTCCCTACGTCATGCCCAACGGTTACGGCGGCGACATAGACAACATTAAACTCGGCGAGGAAACGCTGCTGGGGCCTGTTGCAAAGGCTAATAGGGATGAAATTGAGAGGCTCAACATGCAATGGATCACAGTGTGTTGCGGATTTTGGTACGATTATAGCCTGGCGGGTGGCGAGGCGCGTTTTGGATTCGATTTTGACAGGCGTTCCCTCACAATCTACGACGATGGCAACACCAAAAACTCAGTGTCGACCTTGTCGCAGGTTGGGCGAGGCGTGGCTAAGGTTCTGAGCCTCAAGGAGCTTCCTGATGACGAAAATGATAAAAGCCTTACACTTTTTGGATTTCTCGGCAAGGGCGTGTATATCAAGAGCTTTGTAGTCAGACAAAATGACATATTCGAGAGCGTCAAGCGCGTCACGGGAACCACTGACGTCGACTGGGCAATCACTCACGAGACTACCAAGAAGCGATATGAGGATGGCCTAGCGCAAGTTAAAAGTGCTAACATGGCTGGTTTTAGCAAGATGCTATACGCGAGGGCGTTTTACCCGGATGATCCGAATGATATCTCAGCCAAGGCGCAGAATAAGCTGCTCTGCTTACCGAATGAAAGCTTGGATGAGTCTACCAAGGCCGGGATAGATATGGTCAAGGCCCTACAACATCGCGTTGACCGTATGGCAGCCTAA